CCTGGCCGCTGTGGCCCAGCCGCTGGAATGAGCCAGTATGCCGAGGAGAGCCGTCTCAAAAATTGCGAATTCCTCGTAAGGCCCTTTTATTCGCATTATCGTCTCTTTTGGTGAGAAACTTTCTCCCTCCTGAAGGCCGTAAATCTCCACGTCCTTGTCCTTCAACAGATTCAGGACCTCTTCCACTCCGCATATAATGCCCGATTTCCTCGGGAAAACCTCTGCCACCACCTCCTTGCGGGCGAGCCCCATGTGATTCAAAATCTCCATGGTCTTTACGAAGTAAATGTCGGCGGTGGCTCCTGTTTTTATTTCTTCGTGGCTGGCCGAATAAAAAAGCCTCTGCGGTTCCAGGTTCAATTTTTTTACATCCTCAAGAGTCCTGATTTCCTTCATAAACTAACCTCCATAAAAAATTCTTAATTCATAGTTTGTACAATCTCTTGTACCAGGTATAGGCTCTTTTGACCTTATACACGAAATTTCTGGTTTCACCGAAGGGGATCAAATCTACGTCCCTTTTTCTGCTTAATACTCCGTTTTTTATCCACTCTTTTACATTGCCAGTCCCTCCGTTGTACGCCGCCAGTGCCATATTCGTATCCCCGTCAAATTCCTTTATTAGCATCGACAGATACCAGGTACCTATACGGATATTCAGCTCCGGATTGAATAAATCTCCGTTAAAATTACGGACTCCCATTTGGTCTGCAGCCCACCTGGCGGTCTCAGGCATAAGCTGCATCAATCCTATGGCCCCCTTAGGGGAAACAGCCGTGGGGGAAAAGTTGCTTTCTACTTTTATCACGGCAGCCACCAGATAAGGATCTACCTCGTATTCGGCAGCATACCTGACGATATACTCCTCGTATCTTAGAGGGTAAAGATACTTTAAAAACCAGGAAATGTTGTTATAAAGCGCCAGTAAACCCAGTAACATTAAAATGTAGACTGCTGCGTTTCGTGTTTTGAATCTTCCCACGACTTTTC
The DNA window shown above is from Thermosediminibacter oceani DSM 16646 and carries:
- a CDS encoding lytic transglycosylase domain-containing protein; the protein is MLLGLLALYNNISWFLKYLYPLRYEEYIVRYAAEYEVDPYLVAAVIKVESNFSPTAVSPKGAIGLMQLMPETARWAADQMGVRNFNGDLFNPELNIRIGTWYLSMLIKEFDGDTNMALAAYNGGTGNVKEWIKNGVLSRKRDVDLIPFGETRNFVYKVKRAYTWYKRLYKL